In the genome of Rhodamnia argentea isolate NSW1041297 chromosome 3, ASM2092103v1, whole genome shotgun sequence, one region contains:
- the LOC115754059 gene encoding putative invertase inhibitor encodes MNRAFWISSLFLILFLIFYRVQSAKDIIQDTCKKLADSGPSYNFGFCVNSLGLDSESHRADLEGLGLIGLRLLQANLTGTTKHIKHLLKQKSEKRLLKALSLCLDAYSSSEGIDMTPTYKEKHYLDLNIRLNRLLTNKDICNTQGSE; translated from the coding sequence ATGAATCGTGCATTTTGgatctcttctctcttcttaatCCTTTTCCTCATCTTCTACCGTGTCCAATCCGCAAAGGACATCATCCAGGACACCTGCAAGAAGCTTGCAGACAGCGGCCCGAGCTATAATTTCGGCTTCTGCGTGAATTCTCTTGGTTTGGACTCGGAGAGCCACAGAGCGGATCTCGAGGGACTAGGGCTGATCGGGCTCAGGCTGTTACAAGCCAACCTGACGGGCACAACCAAGCACATTAAGCATCTACTGAAGCAAAAATCGGAGAAGCGCCTACTCAAGGCTCTCTCGCTATGCTTGGATGCTTACTCGTCAAGTGAGGGCATAGACATGACCCCGACTTACAAGGAGAAGCATTACTTAGATTTGAACATTCGGCTAAACCGTTTATTGACTAACAAAGATATATGCAACACTCAAGGATCGGAGTAG